The Fimbriimonas ginsengisoli Gsoil 348 genome window below encodes:
- a CDS encoding Clp protease N-terminal domain-containing protein encodes MWQRFSERARRVIFHSQEEAQKFGEAYVSTEHILLGLLDDGDCAGYRALEHMGLDPRRVRTRVESQLPSAEPHIGPDMTLTPRAKRVIDLSYEEARLLSNGYIGSEHLFLGLVREADGLAGRVLLDCGVTLEAAREAVRVIQNGTPDEPAKQRDRFPTPKAGQSLPVHLSGAFLTIRQGQFGPDLFALVLLNRPPAAITACLDAMGLSANRLATTIEHEIQLRPNLFDESTSLGEIWMNTTVLELFGRIACDEKTYTHRALLDLGQSPEAIASAFGVT; translated from the coding sequence ATGTGGCAACGATTCAGCGAGCGAGCTCGCCGGGTGATCTTTCACTCTCAGGAAGAAGCTCAAAAATTTGGGGAAGCTTACGTTTCGACTGAGCATATCCTTCTCGGCTTGCTGGACGATGGCGACTGCGCGGGTTATCGCGCCCTGGAGCACATGGGTCTCGACCCTCGGCGGGTTCGAACGCGGGTGGAGTCGCAGCTACCCTCGGCGGAGCCGCACATTGGGCCGGATATGACCTTGACTCCGCGGGCGAAAAGGGTCATCGACTTGTCGTACGAGGAGGCGCGGCTCCTGTCCAACGGGTACATCGGGTCGGAGCACCTCTTCCTTGGTCTGGTGCGGGAGGCAGACGGCCTCGCCGGGCGAGTTCTTCTCGACTGCGGGGTTACCCTGGAGGCAGCCCGCGAGGCGGTGAGGGTGATTCAAAACGGAACGCCCGACGAGCCCGCCAAACAGCGCGATCGGTTCCCGACCCCGAAGGCGGGGCAATCGCTGCCCGTTCATCTCTCGGGCGCGTTTTTAACGATACGGCAGGGGCAGTTCGGGCCCGACCTTTTCGCGCTGGTTCTGCTAAATCGTCCGCCGGCGGCGATCACCGCGTGCTTGGACGCGATGGGACTCTCCGCGAATCGATTGGCGACCACGATCGAACATGAGATCCAACTCCGCCCCAACCTCTTCGATGAATCGACCTCGCTCGGCGAAATCTGGATGAACACCACCGTCCTGGAGTTATTCGGCCGCATCGCTTGCGACGAGAAGACATACACTCATCGGGCGCTCTTGGACTTAGGGCAGAGTCCGGAAGCGATCGCCTCGGCATTTGGCGTTACCTAG
- the rsfS gene encoding ribosome silencing factor, producing the protein MTSTEKAQQISEAADEMKAERIEILDVRAKTSVADYFVVCSGNSDRHVQSIADKVSEHMSKLRSKPVREDSHSHSWVLQDYGDVVLHVMREEQRQFFDLETLWKTMQPNSDLP; encoded by the coding sequence ATGACTTCAACCGAAAAGGCCCAACAAATTTCCGAAGCCGCCGATGAAATGAAGGCGGAGCGCATCGAAATCCTCGACGTCCGCGCCAAAACCTCCGTCGCCGACTATTTCGTCGTCTGCAGCGGCAACAGCGACCGCCATGTGCAGTCGATCGCCGACAAAGTCTCCGAGCACATGTCCAAGCTCCGCTCGAAACCGGTCCGCGAGGACAGCCACAGCCATAGCTGGGTCCTTCAAGACTACGGCGACGTGGTCCTCCACGTCATGCGAGAAGAACAACGCCAATTCTTCGACCTGGAGACGCTGTGGAAGACGATGCAGCCAAACTCCGACTTGCCGTAA
- the nadD gene encoding nicotinate-nucleotide adenylyltransferase: protein MRIGILGGTFDPPHNGHLAVAHAAIEQLALDEVIFLPANKNPLKSRKVGTSAKHRLGMVEALIRNEPKMAVSDMEITRGGVSYTVDTLGELHMAQPAEYWFLMGADSLRGLADWRNPQRILRLARLGVAVRPPMNEQDVMNRTPEEFRDRVDVINMSPVDISSTDIRDRISRRQNVSPWMPLDVQKYISTHQLYKD, encoded by the coding sequence ATGCGAATCGGCATTCTTGGCGGCACCTTCGACCCTCCTCACAACGGACACCTCGCCGTCGCCCACGCGGCGATCGAGCAATTGGCCCTGGACGAGGTGATCTTTCTCCCCGCCAACAAAAACCCGCTCAAGAGCCGAAAGGTCGGCACGTCGGCCAAGCACCGGCTCGGCATGGTGGAAGCCTTGATTCGGAACGAGCCAAAGATGGCGGTGTCCGACATGGAGATCACCCGCGGTGGAGTCAGCTACACGGTCGACACCCTCGGCGAGCTTCACATGGCGCAACCCGCCGAATACTGGTTCCTGATGGGGGCCGACTCGCTGAGAGGTCTCGCCGACTGGAGGAACCCTCAGAGAATCCTCCGTTTAGCCCGCCTCGGCGTCGCGGTGCGGCCGCCGATGAACGAACAAGATGTAATGAATCGAACTCCGGAGGAGTTCCGCGACCGAGTGGACGTGATCAACATGTCGCCCGTCGATATCTCCTCCACCGACATCCGCGACCGGATTAGCCGGCGTCAAAACGTGAGCCCTTGGATGCCGCTCGACGTCCAAAAATATATCTCGACCCACCAACTCTATAAGGACTGA
- the eno gene encoding phosphopyruvate hydratase yields the protein MPYIADITAREILDSRGNPTLEVDVLLESGSHGRAAVPSGASTGQFEAVELRDGDKKRYGGKGVLKAVENVNEIIAPALLDRDSTNQSEIDQALLELDGTPNKAHLGANAILGVSLAVAKAAANQHRLPLYRYIGGVSANTLPVPMMNILNGGAHADSNVDFQEFMILPVGAESFKHALQMGAEVFHALKGVLKAKGLNTGVGDEGGFAPNLPSQELAFDYILDAIHKCGYDAGREIYLGIDAAATEFYSDGKYRYKAGEKSERNSDEQVEYLVSLCYKYPLISIEDGCSEDDWESWKKLTDALGHRVQLVGDDLFVTNVERLSRGIETKTANSILVKVNQIGSLTETLAAVEMAKRASYTAVMSHRSGETEDVTIADLAVATNCGQIKTGAPNRTDRVAKYNQLLRIEEMLGAQAQYAGAAAFGKLASRLK from the coding sequence ATGCCGTACATCGCTGATATCACCGCCCGAGAGATTCTAGATAGCCGGGGAAATCCGACCCTAGAAGTCGACGTCCTCTTGGAGAGCGGCAGCCATGGCCGCGCGGCGGTGCCGAGCGGCGCCAGCACCGGCCAGTTCGAGGCGGTAGAGCTGCGAGACGGAGATAAGAAGCGATATGGCGGCAAAGGGGTCCTAAAGGCGGTTGAGAACGTCAACGAGATCATCGCACCCGCGCTGCTCGATCGCGACTCCACCAACCAGAGCGAGATCGATCAGGCGCTCTTAGAACTGGACGGCACTCCGAATAAGGCGCATCTCGGCGCCAACGCGATCCTCGGCGTCTCGCTTGCAGTGGCCAAGGCGGCGGCGAATCAGCACCGGCTTCCCCTCTACCGCTACATCGGCGGCGTCTCGGCCAACACGCTCCCCGTCCCGATGATGAACATCCTGAACGGCGGCGCCCACGCGGATTCGAATGTGGATTTCCAGGAGTTCATGATTCTCCCTGTCGGCGCCGAGTCGTTCAAGCACGCGCTCCAGATGGGCGCCGAGGTCTTCCATGCCCTCAAAGGGGTTTTGAAGGCGAAGGGACTGAACACCGGCGTCGGCGACGAAGGCGGATTTGCCCCGAATCTCCCCTCGCAGGAGCTCGCTTTCGACTATATTCTCGACGCTATCCACAAGTGCGGCTACGACGCCGGTCGCGAGATCTATCTTGGAATCGACGCCGCCGCCACCGAGTTCTACTCGGACGGTAAGTACCGCTACAAGGCGGGAGAAAAGAGCGAGCGAAACAGCGACGAGCAGGTGGAATACCTTGTGTCGCTTTGCTACAAGTACCCGCTCATCTCCATCGAGGACGGCTGCAGCGAGGACGACTGGGAAAGCTGGAAGAAACTCACCGACGCCTTGGGCCACCGCGTGCAGCTTGTTGGCGACGACCTGTTTGTCACCAACGTCGAGCGACTTTCGCGCGGCATCGAAACCAAGACCGCGAACTCGATCTTGGTCAAGGTGAATCAGATCGGTTCCTTGACGGAGACGCTTGCCGCCGTCGAAATGGCCAAGCGGGCCAGCTACACCGCGGTCATGAGCCACCGATCTGGTGAGACCGAGGACGTAACGATCGCCGACCTCGCGGTAGCTACGAATTGCGGCCAGATCAAGACGGGCGCCCCCAACCGGACCGACCGGGTCGCCAAATACAACCAGCTTCTCCGGATCGAAGAGATGCTCGGCGCGCAGGCGCAGTATGCGGGAGCGGCCGCGTTTGGGAAGCTTGCAAGCCGTCTGAAGTGA